Proteins encoded together in one bacterium window:
- a CDS encoding response regulator, producing MGNKILIVDDDASFIEAISTLLEAKDYQVISADNGQDGYQRAKSEKPDLILLDVMMTHKTEGFDIARSLKADSDTKDIPVVMITGIRREMNLPFGFEPDEDWLPVNVVLEKPIKPELLLKTIEENIRK from the coding sequence ATGGGTAATAAAATTCTCATTGTTGATGACGATGCTTCGTTTATTGAAGCTATCTCGACACTGCTTGAAGCGAAAGATTATCAAGTTATTTCTGCAGATAATGGGCAAGATGGATATCAGCGGGCGAAGTCTGAGAAACCAGATTTAATCTTGCTAGACGTAATGATGACGCATAAGACTGAAGGATTCGATATTGCTCGCAGTCTGAAAGCGGATAGCGATACAAAAGATATCCCCGTAGTGATGATAACCGGGATTCGGCGGGAAATGAACCTACCGTTTGGATTCGAACCTGATGAAGATTGGCTGCCGGTTAACGTAGTGTTAGAGAAGCCGATTAAGCCAGAATTATTGCTAAAAACTATTGAAGAAAATATTCGGAAATAA